One segment of Armatimonadota bacterium DNA contains the following:
- a CDS encoding glycosyltransferase family A protein, which yields MSTPKVSILMGAYNRAHFLEAALTALQAQTFTDWELIVPDDGSRDNTPEVARRLAATEPRMAYLRYDDNQGISVNYNRGFARCRGEYIAMIDDDDRWCINEKLSTQIDFLDRNPEYVGCGGGLIIVDLEGKEMYRYLKPETDEAIRKSMLFSNPMANSTTVFRREAGERAGWYDQSIRYSGDRDFWMKLGLLGKLYNFPEYLSFYTMGSQNTSIVHMKPHLRTSLMLTKRYHDKYPGYSRAIVINYLQYWYAFLPPGLHSAIHTTVARAKRKLFG from the coding sequence ATGAGTACTCCGAAAGTCAGCATCCTGATGGGCGCCTACAACCGCGCCCACTTCCTGGAAGCCGCGCTCACAGCGTTGCAGGCCCAGACGTTTACCGACTGGGAACTGATTGTCCCCGACGACGGTTCACGGGATAACACGCCGGAGGTGGCCCGCCGTTTGGCCGCCACCGAGCCGCGCATGGCCTATCTGCGCTACGACGACAACCAGGGCATCAGCGTCAACTACAATCGCGGCTTCGCCCGCTGCCGCGGCGAGTACATCGCCATGATCGATGACGATGACCGCTGGTGCATCAACGAGAAGCTCAGCACACAAATCGATTTTCTCGACCGCAATCCGGAGTATGTGGGCTGCGGCGGCGGCCTCATCATCGTCGATCTCGAAGGCAAGGAGATGTACCGCTATCTCAAGCCGGAAACCGACGAGGCTATCCGCAAATCGATGCTGTTTTCCAACCCGATGGCAAACTCCACCACTGTGTTCCGCCGCGAGGCCGGCGAGCGTGCGGGCTGGTACGACCAATCCATCCGCTACTCCGGCGACCGCGATTTCTGGATGAAGCTGGGCCTGCTCGGCAAACTCTATAACTTCCCGGAATACCTGAGCTTCTACACGATGGGTTCACAGAACACCTCCATCGTGCACATGAAGCCGCACCTGAGAACGTCACTGATGCTCACCAAGCGCTATCACGACAAGTACCCCGGCTACTCGCGGGCCATCGTCATCAACTATCTCCAGTATTGGTATGCGTTCCTGCCGCCCGGCCTGCACAGCGCCATACACACCACGGTGGCGCGAGCCAAACGCAAGCTTTTCGGATAG
- a CDS encoding HAD-IIIA family hydrolase, translated as MMQAFLLAAGLGTRLRPLTDHMPKVMAPLTPSGLPLLEHLIRQMKDQGVGRFVISVHYKGEQIIRHFGDGARLGVEILYSDESAGLLDTAGALRHAAHLLDEQFLLVYGDQLHNYDFSALVHRHNETGALATVTLKRSDLPQNGDLAEIDPATGRIHRWHGRPHGITEFREGLYLNTGLDVISRRILDEIPAGRPVSLDREVLPRLVSEGAAVYGLPEDLEILDIGTPEKYEFAKDWYARWQDARPKTNKALLLDRDGTLIGALARGEYLTRPDQVELLPGAVELLSRAQALGYRLLVVTNQPQVARGLITAEALDNINDTVAVQLGRRIDAFYTCPHIDADQCSCRKPAAGMLERAAREFALDPAQCWMIGDSDRDVRAGQTLGCRTAFLRNSHNAEEEARVQPTVTLDSLAAMLPLLESAA; from the coding sequence ATGATGCAAGCGTTTCTTCTGGCGGCCGGCCTCGGCACCCGCCTGCGTCCACTCACGGACCATATGCCAAAGGTGATGGCCCCGCTCACCCCGAGCGGCCTTCCGCTGCTGGAGCATCTCATCCGGCAGATGAAAGACCAGGGTGTGGGCCGCTTTGTCATCAGCGTGCACTACAAAGGCGAACAGATCATCCGCCACTTCGGCGACGGTGCCCGCCTCGGCGTCGAGATCCTATACAGCGACGAGAGCGCCGGCCTGCTGGATACCGCCGGCGCCCTGCGCCACGCCGCCCACCTTCTGGACGAGCAGTTTCTTCTGGTCTACGGCGATCAACTCCACAACTACGACTTTTCCGCCCTGGTGCACCGCCACAACGAAACCGGCGCGCTGGCCACGGTCACGCTGAAACGCTCCGACCTGCCTCAGAATGGGGACCTGGCCGAGATCGACCCGGCCACCGGCCGCATTCATCGCTGGCACGGACGCCCTCACGGCATCACCGAGTTTCGCGAAGGTCTCTACCTGAATACCGGCCTGGACGTGATCTCGCGCCGCATCCTGGACGAGATCCCCGCCGGCCGCCCGGTCAGTCTCGACCGGGAAGTGCTGCCGCGCTTGGTCTCGGAGGGTGCCGCCGTCTACGGCCTGCCCGAAGATCTGGAGATTCTCGATATCGGCACTCCAGAGAAATACGAGTTTGCCAAGGATTGGTATGCGCGCTGGCAGGACGCACGCCCCAAAACAAACAAGGCGCTGCTGCTGGATCGGGACGGCACACTGATTGGCGCTCTGGCCCGGGGCGAGTATCTCACGCGTCCGGATCAGGTGGAACTGCTGCCCGGCGCCGTGGAACTGCTCAGCCGCGCCCAGGCGCTCGGCTACCGCCTGTTGGTGGTCACCAATCAGCCGCAGGTGGCCCGCGGCCTGATCACCGCCGAAGCGCTGGACAACATCAATGACACCGTCGCCGTGCAACTCGGCCGCCGCATCGATGCCTTCTACACCTGCCCCCACATCGACGCCGATCAATGCTCCTGCCGCAAGCCCGCAGCTGGAATGCTAGAGCGCGCCGCCCGTGAATTCGCCCTCGATCCGGCGCAGTGCTGGATGATCGGCGACAGCGACCGGGACGTGCGCGCCGGCCAGACCCTCGGCTGCCGCACCGCCTTTCTGCGCAACTCACACAACGCGGAGGAAGAGGCCCGCGTGCAGCCCACGGTCACGCTCGATAGCTTGGCAGCCATGCTGCCGTTGCTGGAATCCGCCGCATGA
- a CDS encoding GHMP kinase — MIVARAPLRISFVGGGTDLPEFYTRHPGRVISTAIDKYVFLAINRTPFIEKVSARYSVVETVDRPEDLQHTRLRAALLDLNIRSKIEIGSFASLPARTGLGSSSSFSVALLAGLYSYLGKSLEPGHLAELASRLEIELVGERIGKQDQYAAAFGGLHVYQFNQDGTVDVQPVALTVPLRRKLEYHMLLFYTGITRSAAAVLDNQRAHMDGHFEVMKQMAADVEVFERMLCCGDVEGMGNLLHENWMRKRQLSGMISSSVIDHIYNAGLGAGAWGGKLLGAGGGGCVLFLAPAERHDEIRQAVKEQAAKLELTDSCEIHISLVTGGASVVYNGDILA, encoded by the coding sequence ATGATCGTCGCCCGCGCCCCTTTGCGGATCAGCTTCGTTGGCGGCGGTACGGACCTGCCGGAGTTTTACACGCGCCATCCCGGCCGCGTCATCTCCACCGCCATCGACAAATACGTCTTTCTGGCCATCAACCGCACGCCCTTCATTGAGAAGGTGTCGGCCCGCTACTCCGTTGTGGAGACCGTGGACCGGCCCGAGGACCTGCAGCACACGCGCCTCCGCGCCGCCCTGTTGGACCTCAACATCCGCAGCAAGATTGAGATCGGCTCGTTTGCCTCGCTGCCGGCGCGTACCGGCCTGGGCTCGTCATCGAGCTTCTCCGTCGCGCTGCTGGCCGGCCTTTACTCCTATCTCGGCAAGAGCCTGGAACCAGGCCACCTGGCCGAGCTCGCCAGCCGCCTGGAGATCGAGCTCGTGGGCGAGCGCATCGGCAAGCAGGACCAGTACGCCGCCGCCTTCGGCGGGCTGCACGTCTACCAGTTCAACCAGGACGGCACCGTGGATGTGCAACCCGTGGCGCTCACCGTACCCCTGCGCCGCAAGCTGGAATACCACATGCTGCTGTTTTACACCGGTATCACGCGCAGCGCGGCGGCAGTTCTCGATAACCAGCGCGCCCACATGGACGGCCACTTTGAGGTGATGAAGCAGATGGCCGCCGACGTGGAGGTTTTTGAACGCATGCTGTGCTGCGGCGACGTGGAGGGCATGGGCAACTTGCTACACGAAAACTGGATGCGTAAGCGCCAGCTCTCCGGCATGATCTCCAGCAGCGTTATCGATCACATCTACAACGCCGGCCTGGGTGCCGGAGCCTGGGGCGGCAAGCTCCTGGGCGCCGGCGGCGGCGGCTGCGTTCTGTTCCTGGCCCCGGCCGAACGGCACGACGAAATCCGCCAGGCGGTGAAGGAACAGGCCGCTAAGCTGGAGCTGACGGACTCCTGCGAAATCCATATCTCGCTGGTCACAGGCGGGGCTTCCGTCGTTTACAACGGAGACATCCTCGCATGA
- a CDS encoding NAD-dependent epimerase/dehydratase family protein — protein sequence MTKTVLITGGAGFLGSHTADALSAKGYAVRIVDNLQGEVHAGKWPRYIQRKGYELIRADVREKATWEKALRGVKAVFHLAAYQDQRPDFSRFYTTNTVSTALLYEVIAENNHPVRSVVYASSQFVYGDGAYQNAAGETFFPELRREADLKAGRWAVREPDGGEARFTPFREEQPVQPTNSYGLSKYASEMMALRLGKTYGIPTKIMRYSIIQGPRQSPRNLYSGALRIFISQALAGVPITVYEDGQQLRDFVNVHDVVAANLLVMKSRKADFQVFNVSGGRAIPVLEFAEAVQRITGTASPIVLGSYRRTDTRNAVSDASKLQSLGWKPKFGIDDSIRTYVEWYKAEGFDKTAPVEQLKAIKAGIRK from the coding sequence ATGACAAAAACCGTTCTGATTACCGGAGGAGCTGGCTTCCTGGGCTCCCATACCGCCGACGCCCTGTCCGCCAAGGGCTACGCGGTCCGCATCGTTGACAATCTCCAGGGTGAAGTCCACGCCGGTAAATGGCCGCGCTACATCCAGCGCAAGGGCTATGAACTTATCCGCGCCGACGTGCGCGAGAAGGCCACATGGGAGAAGGCATTGCGCGGCGTGAAGGCAGTTTTCCACCTGGCCGCCTATCAGGATCAGCGGCCGGACTTCTCGCGCTTCTACACCACCAACACCGTCTCCACCGCCCTGCTTTATGAAGTCATTGCCGAAAACAATCACCCCGTCCGCTCCGTAGTCTATGCCAGCTCGCAGTTTGTCTACGGCGATGGCGCCTATCAGAACGCAGCCGGCGAGACGTTCTTTCCTGAGCTTCGCCGCGAAGCCGATCTCAAGGCCGGCCGCTGGGCCGTTCGCGAACCCGATGGCGGGGAGGCCCGTTTCACGCCGTTCCGCGAGGAACAACCCGTCCAGCCCACCAACAGCTACGGGCTCTCCAAATACGCCTCCGAGATGATGGCTCTGCGCCTCGGCAAGACTTACGGCATCCCCACCAAAATAATGCGCTACTCCATCATTCAGGGGCCGCGCCAGTCGCCGCGCAATCTCTACTCCGGCGCGCTGCGTATCTTCATCAGCCAGGCTCTGGCCGGCGTGCCCATCACGGTTTATGAGGACGGCCAGCAGCTCCGCGATTTCGTCAATGTCCACGACGTAGTGGCCGCCAACTTGCTCGTCATGAAGTCCCGCAAGGCCGATTTCCAGGTCTTCAACGTCAGCGGCGGCCGGGCCATTCCGGTGCTGGAGTTTGCCGAAGCGGTACAGCGCATCACCGGCACAGCCTCGCCTATCGTTCTCGGCAGCTACCGCCGCACCGACACGCGCAACGCCGTCAGCGATGCGTCGAAACTCCAGTCGCTCGGCTGGAAACCCAAGTTTGGCATCGATGATTCCATTCGCACCTACGTCGAATGGTACAAGGCGGAGGGATTCGACAAGACGGCCCCCGTGGAGCAATTGAAGGCGATCAAGGCAGGAATCAGAAAGTGA
- a CDS encoding EpsI family protein has protein sequence MGIFRGPHFLAGALLLLAAIIAHHSVQRTEYVPQLNPLDGLSQTAGAWHGVQDFPMEKEVQDELKADGTLVRNYQNPAYAAPANLYIAFFRTQRTGVAPHSPKHCLPANGWVQKSSSIVNIDVPGSPEPVNVNRYIVGKGNSRSLVYYWYLTPYRSVASEYMAKVFLVADSLRYQRSDTAMVRIVMPLEESDEEGVQAERAALDFLRSVYPVIKQYLPGPRAGA, from the coding sequence ATGGGCATCTTCCGCGGGCCCCATTTCCTCGCCGGAGCCTTGCTGCTGCTGGCCGCCATCATCGCCCACCATTCGGTGCAAAGGACCGAATACGTGCCGCAGCTCAACCCCCTCGACGGCCTATCCCAAACCGCGGGCGCCTGGCACGGCGTACAGGATTTCCCCATGGAAAAGGAAGTGCAGGACGAACTCAAAGCCGATGGGACGCTGGTCCGCAACTACCAGAATCCGGCTTATGCCGCGCCCGCCAATCTGTACATCGCGTTCTTCCGCACGCAGCGCACCGGCGTCGCCCCGCACTCACCCAAGCACTGCCTGCCGGCCAACGGCTGGGTGCAGAAATCCAGTTCCATCGTCAACATCGACGTGCCCGGCTCGCCCGAACCCGTCAATGTCAATCGCTACATCGTCGGCAAAGGCAACTCCAGGAGCCTGGTCTACTACTGGTATCTGACACCCTATCGCTCGGTTGCCAGCGAGTACATGGCCAAAGTTTTCCTGGTGGCCGATTCGCTGCGCTACCAGCGCAGCGACACAGCCATGGTGCGCATCGTAATGCCCTTGGAGGAATCGGACGAAGAGGGCGTTCAGGCGGAGCGAGCCGCCCTGGACTTCCTCCGTTCCGTTTACCCAGTCATCAAACAGTATCTGCCTGGCCCTCGCGCCGGCGCCTGA